From the genome of Streptococcus oralis:
GAAAGAATTTTGATTGTCGGGCATGGGGCAAATCTCACTGCTAGCCTACGCACTCTCTTAGGCTATAAAGAGGCTCACCTTCGCAAAGATGGAGGCTTGGCCAATGCTAGTCTGACAATTTTGGACACTGAGGATTTTGAAACCTTCACTCTGGAAAGATGGAATGACACTTCCTATCAAGAAAAATAATGGAACTTGATCTTAATAGTCAAGTTCTTTTTAGTTTTCAAAGAATATCCGTGAATTTCTCTGCTATTTATGATAAAATGGTAGTATCGCAAAAAATGACTCATCGTATCAAATTTTGAGTAAAATTAGGAGGAACCCATGTCTACAGAACATATGGAAGAACTAAATGACCAGCAGATCGTTCGCCGTGAAAAAATGGCTGCGCTCCGTGAACAAGGAATCGATCCCTTCGGAAAACGTTTTGAACGTACTGCTAACTCACAAGAGCTAAAAGACAAATTTGCAGAACTTGATAAAGAACAATTACATGAATTAAATGAAACTGCTACTATCGCTGGACGCTTAGTAACCAAACGTGGAAAAGGGAAAGTTGGCTTTGCCCATCTTCAAGACCGAGAAGGTCAAATCCAGATCTACGTTCGTAAAGACGAAGTCGGTGAAGAAAACTACGAAATCTTCAAAAAAGCAGACCTGGGTGACTTCCTTGGTGTCGAAGGTGAAGTGATGCGTACAGATATGGGAGAACTTTCTATCAAGGCAACTCACATCACTCACTTGTCTAAAGCACTTCGCCCGCTTCCAGAGAAATTCCACGGTTTGACAGACGTTGAAACAATTTACCGTAAACGTTACCTTGACTTGATTTCGAACCGTGAAAGCTTTGAGCGCTTTGTCACTCGTTCAAAAATCATCTCTGAAATCCGTCGTTTTCTTGATCAAAAAGGTTTCCTTGAAGTAGAAACACCTGTTCTTCATAATGAAGCTGGTGGTGCTGCTGCTCGTCCATTTATCACTCACCACAATGCCCAAAACATTGACATGGTGCTTCGTATCGCGACTGAGCTTCACTTAAAACGTCTTATCGTTGGTGGTATGGAACGTGTCTATGAAATTGGTCGTATCTTCCGTAACGAAGGTATGGATGCTACTCATAACCCTGAATTCACTTCAATCGAGGTTTACCAAGCTTATGCAGATTTCCAAGATATCATGGACTTGACGGAAGGTATTATCCAACACGCTGCTAAGGCAGTTAAGGGTGATGGTCCAGTTAACTACCAGGGTACTGAAATTAAGATCAACGAACCATTTAAACGTGTTCACATGGTGGATGCTATCAAAGAAATTACTGGTGTAGATTTCTGGCAAGACATGACTTTCGAGGAAGCTAAAGCTATCGCTGCTGAGAAGAAAGTTCCAGTTGAGAAACACTACACTGAAGTTGGTCACATCATCAATGCCTTCTTTGAAGAATTTGTTGAAGAAACCTTAATCCAACCAACTTTTGTCTACGGACATCCAGTAGCTGTGTCTCCACTCGCTAAGAAAAATCCTGAAGACGAACGCTTTACTGACCGTTTCGAGCTCTTTATCATGACTAAGGAATACGGTAATGCCTTTACTGAGTTAAACGACCCAATCGACCAACTTAGTCGCTTTGAAGCCCAAGCCAAAGCTAAAGAACTTGGTGACGATGAAGCAACAGGTATCGATTACGACTACATTGAAGCTCTTGAATACGGTATGCCACCAACAGGTGGGTTGGGTATCGGTATCGACCGTCTCTGCATGCTCCTCACTGATACAACTACTATCCGTGATGTATTGCTCTTCCCAACAATGAAATAAACTCTTATCCTCTGGTACTTGCCAGAGGATTTTTCGATACAAAAAGAGACTGAGGAAAAACTCAATCTCTTTTCTTATTCTTGATTTTTAACTTGACTGGTGGCTACATCTTCCCCAAACCATCTCTGGCTGATTTCCTGGAATTTTCCTTCTTGGTATAGTGAGATAAAGGCTTGGTTCAATGCAGCTAGCAAAGTTTTATCAGCAGGTCTCACACCCACTGCAAAAGCTTCACTTTCAAAGCCAGCTGAAAAGACATTGTAGTCATTTAAAATCCCTTCAGACTGGAGGTAGTAATTGGCATATACTCGGTCAATCAACAGGGCATCAATCCGATCATTTTTTAAATCAATCAAGGCTTCATTGAAACTTTGGTATTGATTGGCTTTCTGGTCTTTCACTCGATTCTTGAGTAGTTCTGGTTGTCGTTCAAAATTCAAATAGCCAGAAGATCCTGCCTGGGCCCCTAGAACTTTATCAGTCATATCCTGAATTGAGTGGATGTTCTGAGATTTCTTAGAAACTAAAACTTGCTGATTTTCCATATAAGGTATGGTAAAAGCAACCTTCTCTTTCCGTTCATCTGTAGCTGTATAGCCATTCCAGATAGCATCAATAGTACCGTTTTGTAGTTCGGTTTCTTTCATATCCCAGTCGATGGGTTGAAATTTAATCTGAATTCCTAGCTTTTCAGAAACAGCTTGAGCTAAGTCAATATCAAAACCTGCATACTGGCCATTCTTTTCCTCAAATCCCATGGGAACAAAGGTATTGTCAAAGCCAATGGTAATGCTTCCCTGCTTTTGATATTTGGCCCAATTATCCTGATTTGGATCACTTGCCTTCTGAGTACAAGCCGTCAGGAAGAAGCTAAAGAACAGAGCAAGTACAAGGGCAATTTTCTTTCTCTTCATAGGCACCTCCTACTCCCACTTTGGATCAACCTTAAGGATCTGATCAGCAATGTTTTCCGCAAACTGAAGATCGTGGGTCACAACAATCTGAGTTATCCCACGCTCTTTATTTTGAAGGATAAGTTTTTCTACTTCTAATCGCAATTCTGGATCTAAGGCTGATGTAGGCTCATCATATCCAATAATTTCTGGGTTTATCATCATAGCGCGTGCTAAGGCCACCCGTTGTTTTTGCCCACCTGAAAGTGAGAATGGAAAGGCATCTGCATGCCCAGCTAACCCAAGTTGTTCTAACAAACCACGCGCCTTCTTCTCAGCAACTTCCTTCTCCATGCTTATTGTTTTTATGGGCGACAGAGTTAAGTTATCTAGAACTGACAAATGCGGAAAGAGTTGAAAATCTTGGAAAACAAATCCCAGAAGATTGCGCTTTTCTAGTTCGTCTATAGCTAGCGATTCACCGTTATAGTAAATTTCCCCTGAATCGATGGTTTCCAGTCCAGCTAGCATACGTAATAGGGTTGTCTTTCCGCCTCCTGATGGACCTACGATTGCAAGGATTTGCTTTTCAGGAATTGATAGGCTGAAATTGGTTAAGATTTGTTTGCCACCAAAGGCCTTGTTAATGTTTCGTAATTCTAACATAGCAATCCTCCTATCTGTAATAACTGTACTTCTTCTCAAGTTTTTTCGCTACAATGGTTACAAGACCAATCATAATCAAATAAATCGCTCCAGCTAAAAACATAGGAACAAGACTAGCATCTCGATTGGCTGCTGTCCGACTTGCCAAAATCAAATCTGAAATCCCAAGGGCATAAACCAATGAAGTATCCTTGACCAAACTCATGATTTCATTAAAGACGCTCGGTAAGACAATCTTTGTAACCTGAGGAAGAATGATATATCGCACTGTGTCAAAAGGACTAAACTTCAAGACCTTAGCAGCCTCATATTGACCTTTAGGAATGGTTTCAATCCCACCACGAAATATTTCAGCAAAGTAGGCTGCATAGTTCAATACAAAAGCGATCACAGCAGCAGGCAAACGATCTAAACGTATCCCAATGCTAGGAAGAACATAGTAAATAAAGATTAATTGCAAGAGCAAGGGAGTCCCTCGCATCACCCAAATATAAAGGTCAATCAGATAATGGAGGGGTTTCCAGCGGACTTGTAAAGCAAAAGCAACGACAATACCTAAAGGAATTGAAAAGATCAAGACCAGAGCAAAGACTTGAAGTGTCATACTTGCACCGTTCAATAAACTTGGTAATATCTCAAACATATAAGACATACTGCACCTCCTAAAAATTATTGTTCCTATTATAGCATAAATAAACAATTTAGCAAGGGTTTTTGTAAAAAAATTCTATAATTCTTGAACTATACACCTTTATCTAAGAAATAAGAGCGAAATATCATCTTACAGAATTCGAAGAATTATAAGGATTCTAGACTCGAATATAAGTTTAACTTCTAAATCTGAGAGAACAATGATCCAATTTTTTTATCAAATATCTATAAAAATTTCATTGATACAGAACGCTGTTTTCTCTCATTCACTTCATACCTCTAGAGATATAAAAAAAGAACCACTTTATAAGAATAGTATCATTTCTACTATCCATACAAGTGGCTCTTTGATGATGCCATAGCAAGGGCATCAAAATTTTTCAACTAGATTATTTAACTTTTTTGAAACGGAATAAGAGAATGGAACCAAATGCAAGTACTACTCCTACAACAGTAAGCAAGATAGTCATTTCAGATGTACCAGTATTTGGTAGTTCTTTATTTTCTTCTGGTTGTTTAGGTTTGTTATCAGAAGAACCTGGAGTCTCAGTAGCATAAGTATTTGTGATGGTTGGATTATTACCTGTAACTGTTGCTACAAGTTGACCCTGACCATTGTCTGCAACTTTTACTGTTACTGTATAAGCATTTTTATCATAAGTTACACCAGCTTCACCACCATCTTTTTCAGTGATCGTGTATGTGTGAGTTCCTGTAGCAGTGTATTCAATCGCTGGGAAAGCAACTGTTCCGTCTGCAGCATTCTTAGCTGTTGCTACAAGTTTGTCGCCTTCTTTCAATTCAAATTCATATTTATCTGCCTCAAGAGGTTTACCATTTAGGACTTTTTTAGCAGTAATTGAAGTTGTTGCAGATTTAACAGAATACGAATTTACAAAAACTTTATTGTCATATTTAACACTTGCAAACTTCTCACCATAAACATCTGTTACAGTAACTTCTGCGTTAATAGTCTTATCATCGTAAGCAAAACCTGGTTTTTGATCATTAACTTCTTTGATCTGATACTGATAAGTACCCACTGTAGAGAATTTAACGGCTTTAAATTTCACTTTACCATCTTTATCATTCTTAACAGTTTCAACAACTGATCCGTTTGGATCAAGTAGTTGGAAGCTAAATTCTTCAGCAGCTAAGTCTTTTCCTTTTAACTGCTTAGAAACCTCAAATGAAACTTCTGTAGAACGTGAACCAGAACTAATACCTTCAGTTGTGGTTAATGGTGCAAAACCTTCTACATCAAAGTTTTCAGTCGAAGTCGTAATTTTAACGTTATTGAAAGCTTTCTTTGTTGTATTATCAACTGGTGCGGTGATACGAGTCTTATAAACTACATACAAACCTTGGTTGGTTAGATCACCATTACCATTTGGAGTAATAGTGAAGCGATTTGAATCTTGAACAACAATGTGACTTGGATTCAAAAGAGGATGATGCTCATCCTTACCCCATTCAGTAAAGTAGTAACCTGTAATCTCACTAGCTAATACTTGCCCTTCAGGGATTGTATCTTGAATCGAAACACCTTCATAAGGATTAGCATATTTGTTTACGCGAATATACCAATTAATATAATTTGGATCGTTTGTATCTTGAACTCCCCATTTAGTAAATCCTGTTGAATCCTCATCTGGAACAATACGAGTCAAATTGTATACTCCTGCTCCAGGAATGTTGATTGGATACGATTTATTGAGTTCAACATTATCAGCCCATACAACAGTAAATAAGGCCGAAATTTGTTTCTCTTCAGGTAAGTTAGCAAAATAATCTTCGTTACTTACCGTCACAGTCGCTGTATTTGCAGACTTATTTGTCGTTAACTCAGCAACTTTAGTGACTCCATCGTTACCAAAGATTTCAGTAGTTGAATCTGATTCAATTTTGAATTCATTTGGCACTTTATAAACCATAAAGTCACCATTCTTCAACGTTGTTGAGTTGTCGAATTTGTAAGTGGTTTGAAGGTAAAATTTCCCTTCACCATACTCTGCACCGTCAACTAACTTATTATTGTTAATTGTCGGTACTGTCGTTAGCGTATAGCTACTAGATGGTAGTTCAGCAGCTTTAACCACATTGCTAGTTCTTAGTACTGGGATAAATACTGAAGCTACTAACAATAGCGCCATGAATGCATGAGAAAGTTTTTTATTAATCTTTTTCACAACATTTGCCTCCTTTATTTTTGGGGATAGATTCCCCTATTTATTATTATATATTCTTATATAAATTTGTCAAGTATTTCATAGTAGTTCGATGTTCAAATCATACCTTTAAACTCTTATTTTATAGGGTGTAGCAGGCTTTCATCGTTCAAAACTACATCTAAATTGGCTATAAGAAATTTTAACATTTATATTATATTAGTAAAAAAGAAAAGACCTCTGAGGTCTTTCAAATCATTCATTTAAAGTCATTCGTTTCTGTTAACGAGATTTTACAAAAATTAGAAATCCTTAAAGTGTTTCTAAGAGTTCTTGCATCTGAACATCATCTGGAATGAGTTTTAAATAAGCTTCAGCTTGCACTTTGGCTTCTTCAAAATACCCCAATTCACGCAAAAGATAAGTATACTGCTCCAGAAACTCAGGATTATCCTTAAGGTCAGACGATAGTTCCTGATAGAGCTCATAGGCCTTATCTAAATCCTCGATTTCCTGGTAAGAACGGGCAATCATCCACTTGGTCAGGAGATTTTCAGGTTCTTGACTTTGGAGAGCGATAATATCTTCGTACCGTTCTTGTTCCATATAAATAGTTGCAAGGCGAAGGAAAATTTCTTCTGTATCCTCTGCATCTTCTTTAGCAGTAAGGAGAAACTGCTCTGCACTATTAGGATCATGCAATTCATACGAAAACTGTGAAGCAGCTAATAAGAGACGAGTTTCAAATGGATTTTTCTCCAAACCTTGTTTAGCGATACGAAGGGCCTCTTCCACCTGATGTTCCTTATGCAAAGCTTGACTATAACCATATTCATATCCTTCAAAGTCAGGTGAAATGGTATCAATCTGCTTGAAGTAAAGAACAGATTTTTGATACTCTTCTTGGTCAAAGTAAAGGCTAGCCAGTTCAAAGGCAGTTTGGTCATCGTATTCTAGTTCTAAAGCTTTTTCTAAGAATTCAGTTGCAGCTTCAAACTTGCCTAACTGGGCATAAGCGTAACCAATTCGTTGATAAGTTGAGACACCCGTTTGCTCATAGATAGAGCGATTATCTAATTGAGCATAGCTCTGAATGGCTTCCTGATAATTCCCTAACTCGCTATCCAACTCAGCCAAACCAAAAACTAATAAGGTATCATCTGAGTAGTTTAAGGCTTCCAGTAACTTTTCACGCGCTACATCTGTCAATCCTTCCAACTGATAGAGGTCAGCCTTCAAGGCCAAAGCCGATACGTACCAGTCACTTTCGGGTGTGATTTCCTCAAGGTAAGCAAAGGCTTCCTCAACATTGCCATCCTCACTAGTAATGCTTGCTAAATTCAGATTCACTTCTGGGAAATCTGTAACGATATCTTGGTAAATTTCTTTTGCTTGAGGATAAAAGCCAATTCCCTCTAGATAGCTTGCTAGTTCATAGAGAATCTCACTTGAATCTGTTTCGAGGGCTTTGTGAAAATAATGTTCTGCTTTGGTTAAATCCTGTTCATCCAAAGCCTGGAGCATGCGTTGACTATTGTTCACTCTTGATTTCCTCCCCTTCTTCTTCATACAAACCGCTGACTTTTTTATACCAGTTAAAGATAGCTGAGATAACGACCTTGGCAGAGGCATAGACTGGGATTCCCAGCAAGACTCCCCAAATACCAAACATAGACCCTGAAGTTAGGAGAACAAAGAGGACATTGATTGGATGGATGTTTAGCTGACTACCTAAAATAAGCGGAGAAACGAAGCGACCTTCAATCGTTTGTTCAACAATAAAGACAATAATCACTTTCAAAAGCATGACAGGCCCCGCTATCAAGCCCAAAACCAGAGCAGGCAACATCGCTAGAAAACTACCCAGGTAAGGTACTAGATTGAGGATACCAGCCGTGATACCAAGAGTCACAGCATATCTGAGACCAATAATCTTAAAGAAGATAATAAACATAATTGCCACGATAATAGCAACTGTAACCTGTCCTCTAACGTAGTTTGATAACTGTTTATTAACATCTGACAAAACTTGTCCGACAGGTTCTTTTAACTTGTTTGGGATGAATTTAGTCAGGTAATCCCTCAAGCCTTTCCCATCTCTCAAAAGATAAAAGAGCATGAAGGGTACGATAATAACCGCTACAATGACCTGGGAAACGCTACTGATAAAGGCGCTAACCCAGTTAACAGCTTGAGAAGAGATTTTGCTGGCCCACATGGTCGCCTCACTAGAAACATTGGCAAGAACCTGCTCCAACTGTGGTCTAAAATCATCTGGCAAACGTTTGGTTACAAGGTCATTGATCACCTTATCAGCATCTTCCAGGTATGTCGGCACATTCTTCGCAAAATTTAAGACTTGACGTTGCAGATTTGGAATAGCAACCGCAAGCCCCCAAATGATA
Proteins encoded in this window:
- a CDS encoding amino acid ABC transporter ATP-binding protein, which codes for MLELRNINKAFGGKQILTNFSLSIPEKQILAIVGPSGGGKTTLLRMLAGLETIDSGEIYYNGESLAIDELEKRNLLGFVFQDFQLFPHLSVLDNLTLSPIKTISMEKEVAEKKARGLLEQLGLAGHADAFPFSLSGGQKQRVALARAMMINPEIIGYDEPTSALDPELRLEVEKLILQNKERGITQIVVTHDLQFAENIADQILKVDPKWE
- the lysS gene encoding lysine--tRNA ligase; the encoded protein is MSTEHMEELNDQQIVRREKMAALREQGIDPFGKRFERTANSQELKDKFAELDKEQLHELNETATIAGRLVTKRGKGKVGFAHLQDREGQIQIYVRKDEVGEENYEIFKKADLGDFLGVEGEVMRTDMGELSIKATHITHLSKALRPLPEKFHGLTDVETIYRKRYLDLISNRESFERFVTRSKIISEIRRFLDQKGFLEVETPVLHNEAGGAAARPFITHHNAQNIDMVLRIATELHLKRLIVGGMERVYEIGRIFRNEGMDATHNPEFTSIEVYQAYADFQDIMDLTEGIIQHAAKAVKGDGPVNYQGTEIKINEPFKRVHMVDAIKEITGVDFWQDMTFEEAKAIAAEKKVPVEKHYTEVGHIINAFFEEFVEETLIQPTFVYGHPVAVSPLAKKNPEDERFTDRFELFIMTKEYGNAFTELNDPIDQLSRFEAQAKAKELGDDEATGIDYDYIEALEYGMPPTGGLGIGIDRLCMLLTDTTTIRDVLLFPTMK
- a CDS encoding AI-2E family transporter, yielding MEHKEKHFSLSWFFKWFLDNKAITVFLVTLLLGLNIFILSKISFIFLPVLDFLGVVMLPVILSGLLYYLLNPIVDWMEKHKINRVLAISIIFVVIGLFIIWGLAVAIPNLQRQVLNFAKNVPTYLEDADKVINDLVTKRLPDDFRPQLEQVLANVSSEATMWASKISSQAVNWVSAFISSVSQVIVAVIIVPFMLFYLLRDGKGLRDYLTKFIPNKLKEPVGQVLSDVNKQLSNYVRGQVTVAIIVAIMFIIFFKIIGLRYAVTLGITAGILNLVPYLGSFLAMLPALVLGLIAGPVMLLKVIIVFIVEQTIEGRFVSPLILGSQLNIHPINVLFVLLTSGSMFGIWGVLLGIPVYASAKVVISAIFNWYKKVSGLYEEEGEEIKSEQ
- a CDS encoding Spy0128 family protein, producing the protein MKKINKKLSHAFMALLLVASVFIPVLRTSNVVKAAELPSSSYTLTTVPTINNNKLVDGAEYGEGKFYLQTTYKFDNSTTLKNGDFMVYKVPNEFKIESDSTTEIFGNDGVTKVAELTTNKSANTATVTVSNEDYFANLPEEKQISALFTVVWADNVELNKSYPINIPGAGVYNLTRIVPDEDSTGFTKWGVQDTNDPNYINWYIRVNKYANPYEGVSIQDTIPEGQVLASEITGYYFTEWGKDEHHPLLNPSHIVVQDSNRFTITPNGNGDLTNQGLYVVYKTRITAPVDNTTKKAFNNVKITTSTENFDVEGFAPLTTTEGISSGSRSTEVSFEVSKQLKGKDLAAEEFSFQLLDPNGSVVETVKNDKDGKVKFKAVKFSTVGTYQYQIKEVNDQKPGFAYDDKTINAEVTVTDVYGEKFASVKYDNKVFVNSYSVKSATTSITAKKVLNGKPLEADKYEFELKEGDKLVATAKNAADGTVAFPAIEYTATGTHTYTITEKDGGEAGVTYDKNAYTVTVKVADNGQGQLVATVTGNNPTITNTYATETPGSSDNKPKQPEENKELPNTGTSEMTILLTVVGVVLAFGSILLFRFKKVK
- a CDS encoding amino acid ABC transporter permease, producing MSYMFEILPSLLNGASMTLQVFALVLIFSIPLGIVVAFALQVRWKPLHYLIDLYIWVMRGTPLLLQLIFIYYVLPSIGIRLDRLPAAVIAFVLNYAAYFAEIFRGGIETIPKGQYEAAKVLKFSPFDTVRYIILPQVTKIVLPSVFNEIMSLVKDTSLVYALGISDLILASRTAANRDASLVPMFLAGAIYLIMIGLVTIVAKKLEKKYSYYR
- a CDS encoding tetratricopeptide repeat protein, with product MNNSQRMLQALDEQDLTKAEHYFHKALETDSSEILYELASYLEGIGFYPQAKEIYQDIVTDFPEVNLNLASITSEDGNVEEAFAYLEEITPESDWYVSALALKADLYQLEGLTDVAREKLLEALNYSDDTLLVFGLAELDSELGNYQEAIQSYAQLDNRSIYEQTGVSTYQRIGYAYAQLGKFEAATEFLEKALELEYDDQTAFELASLYFDQEEYQKSVLYFKQIDTISPDFEGYEYGYSQALHKEHQVEEALRIAKQGLEKNPFETRLLLAASQFSYELHDPNSAEQFLLTAKEDAEDTEEIFLRLATIYMEQERYEDIIALQSQEPENLLTKWMIARSYQEIEDLDKAYELYQELSSDLKDNPEFLEQYTYLLRELGYFEEAKVQAEAYLKLIPDDVQMQELLETL
- a CDS encoding amino acid ABC transporter substrate-binding protein, coding for MKRKKIALVLALFFSFFLTACTQKASDPNQDNWAKYQKQGSITIGFDNTFVPMGFEEKNGQYAGFDIDLAQAVSEKLGIQIKFQPIDWDMKETELQNGTIDAIWNGYTATDERKEKVAFTIPYMENQQVLVSKKSQNIHSIQDMTDKVLGAQAGSSGYLNFERQPELLKNRVKDQKANQYQSFNEALIDLKNDRIDALLIDRVYANYYLQSEGILNDYNVFSAGFESEAFAVGVRPADKTLLAALNQAFISLYQEGKFQEISQRWFGEDVATSQVKNQE